Genomic window (Vigna unguiculata cultivar IT97K-499-35 chromosome 10, ASM411807v1, whole genome shotgun sequence):
TATGAGGCCCGCATAGAAAGCCATTGATGATCCATTAGCTTGAAAGTTATGCAATAGAGAAGATCAAAAGCTGATTCATTTTCTGTCAGATAAACAGAAATGAATATAGTTACCCGAACAGCAagctaaaaataaaatgaaggcTCCAACTTGCAAGTAAAAGCTATAACATTGTAAATAATTCCTTTTCATTTTAACTAGAGTTTCAACACTCCCTGATCCTGTTCCAAATTCAACAAGACGAAAATAACGAAACGAAAAGGGAGAGTTAGGCTACCTGCAAGAAATTTTAGAAAAGTTGCTCCAACCAGATTGCGTGGCTTGACTGTAAAGGCAAAGCATATTATTAGATGTTGCTGATCCACATGCTGATTCAATGTATCACACTATGGCACCATCAATAACTCAGATAGTGATAGCAGGTGACCTTTGTTATACGGCTTTATGCAAAAGTAAAATGTCAACATACAAATTGACAGAGCACCTTAAATATTAAGTAGACTTTTATCATGGGTACCCAGTGAAGTTGACCATACATAACCCAATTCTTCATTTTAGACGTGTCAAAAACACAGAACAAAGAAGTAATAACGACGAACAAAAAAGTCGGAACAACAGAAGTAACAAACCCGCTTCAAGATCCAGCATTTGTATCAGCATGTAAGTGATATTAACACCAGCAACTGCAAATGGATATTCCCACACTGATCGATCTCCTTCCTGCTTTCGTAAAAGATCCTGGAAGGATTTctacaaaaataaaaggataagATAGAGAACATGAATGGAAACAAGTGATTAGATTTacgaaatttttttttagttatccGGGACCAAAACAACAATTAATTACAAACACGAACTAGTAGGGTAACGAGGGTGACTTTTAGGTTAGCTACAACTGTAAAATATGGAACAATAATGTTTTGTGGACACCAAAAGCTAGTCTACAACTTGAGAGAGAATGACAAAGAAGGGAGAGAAGTAATAATGAGATAGGTATTACGATATGACAagatgaaaaagagaaaaagaaataagaggtTGAAGTGTCCACATATCATTGTTGATTATGGAAGGCCTAAAGCAATAAAGAGGATTAAATACGTTTACTTTTGGAGTCTTCAAAGCTTCCTTTAGGTGTAATTTTAAAACAAAGGCAAAGGCATAAAATGAAATCAATTAATTGAAACATCGTTCTCCTTTATAATGCAATCTCACTTGCTACTTGACCTTTATCTCAGAAAGCAAGAGAATGTGCAATATATGGCAAACACAAATCGTACAAAATATATGGCCACAATTCTTGTATCATGGATAAAGTTCAAACACGAATACATaaacatttttctaaattattgaGAAGACTATTTTCCTACGTCAAAATTCACACTTCATCTGAAATCGTTACAGAGTGAGAAAACCAATAACATTATATCTACAGAAGTCCCTTTCACTATTAGAAACTAATAACTAAAGGTCTATTCTCTTGAAAGAAATACAAACACTAATACAATTTCCATGTTACTTAAGATGAGCTCTTATTTATCATGCTTTCCATTGTAAACTTAATTTTGGTCAACAAAAGTAATCTATCAAATCATACAAGAGTGAAAAGCCCGTTAAGAAATCGTACCGGGAAATTCCTAGCGAAGTAAAGAAAATTTTCCAATGATATAAAACCACCACCCCTGCCAAATATATAGAGGAAATCATTAACAATATTAGCTGGAAAGAGCTCAGCAGTGAAAAAACACGAGGACAATAGGTACCTAAAATCTGTTGATGGATCTTTCCCTTGCCAGCCCATTTCCTTCCACTGCTCAGATATCAAGCCATGAAGCTCTTCTTCAGGAAATGCAGCATTCCACAACGCCCTGAGGGCATCCTAAATGTGTAAATTGCACTATTAAGGCATTGAAGGTTTCACGTACAGCAATAAGCCAGTGACAGCAGATAGAGCTGAGTACATAGATTAAAGTGTACATCGTAATGGTTGCCACATTGCTCACAGACTTGAAAAGTAATAATATCAAAGGTACCTGGTGCTCAATAATAGAACTATCATAGGGAACATCTATACGTCTCTGCAGCCTCTGTAAGCATTCCTCCTGAGAATTGGAAATTCAACACCATGTGGTATAATTTATAAACAGCAATATTTACCAGAAAAGTAAGTAGAAAGTGATCCACAAATTTCATATGGTAGAGGGAGCTCGAGTTTCTTGTTACCACTATACACAAGAGCTGACTAGCTATTGGCAGTCACGGTTTAAATTTCCTCGCACTCCAAAACCATACAATATATATGGATGATAAACAAatgaacaaatattaaaaaaaaaacacgtaaCCAGAAATACAATTTAACACTATGTTTAATATTTGGTAAGACATCATTCAACACAAACCTAAATCGTAAAATGTTTATATTGCCTACCATGTATAATATGctcatttgtttatttattctataaaaAACTGTAGTATCTTTACACTGCTAACAGAGATACTTGAACAAGAAACTAAGCGCTGCTACTGATAACAAAAAAGTACCTGGGCGAGGGTTAAATCGAAAGAGTTAGAAGCATCACTATCCCTTCTTTGTACACAGACACAAGACAGACCTCGACCAAGCCATGCTGCTGACCCTGCCACAACCTCAGCtgcagcaaaaaaaaaaactgccaTCAATGAAGATTCTAACCAAATTTATCTTGTGCATATTTCATCCTAAGTAAATGGATCAACAAGCAGTGATTCAAAGAACACGGAAAGTGGCAACATTCTATTAGTTTTCCGAATTTACAATTTATTGTAATCAAATCCTCATACACGTAACCAGAAAGccttaaaatacaaaataatacaaaattgcAGAAAAACCAACATTCCAATCTCCCCAAACTACAGTCTCTTATGGGCTGTACAGAAATTTCAATAGCCGGGCAAACGAGACACAATCTTTAGCGGGAGCTCAAAAAAGCTTTATCTACAACTTATTTAGGCTTACTTTATGACAGAAGTACTTGCACAAGTGTTACAAAGATTCTGATAATAATTTCTGATGTGTATATCTATAAAACTGTTGTCAGATTATTTCAACAAGATCTTCAAGATAAGCTCATCAAGACATCAAACAACCTAAAGCAGTTCAATTCTATTCAATGACCAATTGTAGAAGCCACTTACACATAAGCGCTTATACCATAAACACCAAAAAAGCTCTATTTGGATAAAATTCTCAACAAGCaccaatgaaaaagaaaaaaataagatggAGTGAATTAAACTTTTTCTAGAAATTAAAATCAACATCCAGGGAAGCCAAATGAAAGAGTTTCTTTATAAATGAACTAAGCTGATGAACTTGTATAAGCACCTTaattcatttcaatttcttattttcttttcctataaCTGCTGAGTAAGAATTTTATCATAACTGAGTTCTATTCAATCCTAAATGCCTCCATAACATTTAACAAGTAGTTTCTGTGTTCCCAATAGGGTCAATCCAGAAACTAAGGCTATACCTGGATGTGGACCCACATGCCACATCGTCCCTTAAACAGAGAAACAcacattaacaataataataatgaaaagagCCAACGCAGCAGCGCTTAATCATAGGAGATCTCTGCACTGCTTTACTCTGAATCATAACTATTGGCACCAGCTTCAAACACAGCACGTGAACAGCATTTTCCAATACACAATACGAACAAAACCCAATTTCACGAACGCTAGATCTACGGGAACAACCAAGCCTCACAAACTAACATCTGAATTTGCATAATTCTAGCTGCAAAAGTTACACAAGTTCTTTTTCTGAaaacaaaataccaaaaaataataataaaataataaataatttaacaaaaatgaatcCGGCATCCCACCAATGCAATTAAGAATAGCAGCAAACATCACGCAACTCGCGTTTTGATTCGGTCTATTCTAAACGGTTCGATCTCGATCCCGGCCCATATATTCgatactactactaataataatagtaattaattaatggtaatttaataatattatatatatatatatatatatatattataattttgcagAAAAGAGTAAGAGAGAGAGTAAAAAAAGCAAAAGGAAAGAGGAGGTACAACACAACACAATACAAAGTACAAGTACAAAATTAAACCTATCAGAGAGAACAGTGAAAAAAACCTTTAAATATACATAGAGAGAGCGAAATTAAcgagaaaaaaaactaaaataaacgAGAAACTTCGAAGCATTTtcgtttttctatatttattttgttctgAAATTTACCAGAATTTGAATGGCAGGTTTCTCCTTGAGGAATTCTCCTCACAGCAACGAATGAGCTTCCTCTATCCTCCATTTTCGTGTTCTTCTTTTCCGAAAAAGCTACTATTACTGCTACTGTAGCATCGTAATCTATAACCTTGAATCTCTCATTCTGGCGAAATCCGAAGAACGCGAATCGAAGTGGAAAAGGTTCCGCGCGAAGATCTGAGAGTGCGGAAAACAGTTACAGGTTCacggaagaaggagaaggagttTTCTATGTGTGTGAAGTTTTGAAGTGTATATGAGAGAGAGAGTGTCGTTTTGGTTATGGTGTTGGCGTTTTGTTAGATATAGAAAGAGAGGGAGACAGTGAGAGAGAGTGgttatggaattaatttttcaacACAATAATGGGAAACGACACtgtatttaaagaaaaaagaatatatgCAAAACGGAAGCGTTTTGAAAACGAGTAAGAGTGCTACTGCTACTATTGCTGCTACCGTTTGTGACTTGGAATTAAATGTGGTCAAAGCTGTCATAAAtagaaatgttttattattactattttataaaatatcttttgttAAATACACTAGACAACGAATTAGAAAggaaaatattcaataaaaggacatttcaaatttagatttatatatttaatacaaattttaataaaaataataaatgttactTATTTGAGAAAGATTAAACAAAAATgaccaattaaaaaatatataaaattaaatacttgGAAACTCAATTAACGATGTTTTTATTTCCAAGTGTTTCGAAACgtaattgagtatttaaaaattgtttttaatttggaaattattattttttattttaacattatatGATTTTAGTACTTAACAATTCATGCGTTAAACAACATATCTATCTATATGagtatttctttttatgttataaTACAATGTTATTATGTGAtaccaaaattttaatatctataaaataaatgttatttatttattttagattaaatgtaaaaaattataaatagtgattagaaattaaaagatgaaaataaaacagttatattttacaaaaactaatatcaAAATTCAGCTATTcgaaaaggaataaaaaaattatttcgaattttatagaaataaaaaaataaaaaatttactaattttacaaaagttaaaaagatATCATATCTTTAAagtaaaatgttaatatatttggTAAAGTAATTCTTTTACCGCAGTTCAgtagaataataaattattgcaatataacatttaaattttagatttgtTCATACTAAATTTAGGCTTGCGTATGATTGCGCATTTttccattattttctttttcatttttgttttctcatcTATCTTTTGTAGCCTTTAAAtattcaacaataataaaaaagatctttcttttatttctaactTGATCATAATTTGTCTCgtaaaactatttaattttcaattataactTTAAAGTTTAACTTAGAACATGattatcattatttatcaatttttgaAATCTAATACTTATGATACTATAGGTTACACTAGAACACTTACATTTTAATCCACTATGACGGTGTTTTACAAGTGAATCAAAAACATCTTTTAACTAACtcataataactaaaaaaaatcatatgtgaatatataaacaaacttattttgaatttgaatttttcaaacatatttaagtatatttttttataaattcagcCAGCTCAgctaaaaaaagtaaaaaaagaagaagaaaagaaaagaaatctaCCACATAcaaaacttcaacaaaatttaagatCTAAATTAATCCAATTAAAAAGCCATGAActaaattacaattaaattgTAACATTCCATATCAGTAGAATGATTTACTAATTTCAAgtatttcaaatttgataagttagataataaaatattcccAAACataaatgtattttgaaatttagagaaaaaatgtaaaacataaatgaaattatacatATGCAACCCACTTCTATCTATGCTATCACTCTTGAGTTATTTTATTGCCGATCACCCTCACCTGTTACATTATCTTTTGTTTACAGTATAACACGATCAttattagggatgtcaaaaatatccgtaccgcgggtatccgtggataaaaccctcaatgggtagaaaacgaatattaaaaatggatatccgctacccgtgggtacgagtatttttgatacccgcatgttaatggggcgggtacgggtatcatagtatctgtacccgtggatacccgtacccgttaaactttaattgacaaaaatacccttatatatatatatattagtagaAAACATTctgatataatattttctaagttgcacatcttaTCTTCTTCGGTCTTAATTTTTCTAGCTTCAACTATTGGTAtgttatcttcttccaagtacaccccttgacattctttccttctttgaaattggatATATACATCAAACTCTAGATAAACAGTGACATTTATAGTATGTTTGTTGTtaaatgatgaaatcaaaataagaatatttgacacgtggtagttggggtttattatttgattattttgagGAATCAATCGAAGAAAGTGagcttgttgatcaaaacactaattatatttatttttataattatttggacttgtatggacttgagtttgtttgaaatttatttaaaatttatgacaatgatgtattttattttattttatttgaatttatgattaaatatttattttttaaataattttgtaaatacccgcgggtacccgtggatacccgcggatatgaaaaaaattgacgggtacccgacggatatgggtacgagtatggggcgaatatttatctaGTGGGTAGGGTAGGGGGAGGTACTACCCGTACCGTATCCGCCccattgacatccctaatcaTTACATGTGAATAAACcacaacacacacacaaataaaaaaggttaaGTTGATGATAGtttcaaaaatacatatttcaaaatttctagAATAATGTAATCCTTATTAACTTGCAACAAAAATAGACATTCTTCTTTATAAAAAAGCAACATTAATGATATAACAAATTTAGACTCGATATTTGAATTTATGCATTGTCTTGGACACATGAACCTATCATGAAA
Coding sequences:
- the LOC114167446 gene encoding ELMO domain-containing protein A-like isoform X4 — protein: MEDRGSSFVAVRRIPQGETCHSNSAEVVAGSAAWLGRGLSCVCVQRRDSDASNSFDLTLAQEECLQRLQRRIDVPYDSSIIEHQDALRALWNAAFPEEELHGLISEQWKEMGWQGKDPSTDFRGGGFISLENFLYFARNFPKSFQDLLRKQEGDRSVWEYPFAVAGVNITYMLIQMLDLEAVKPRNLVGATFLKFLAENESAFDLLYCITFKLMDHQWLSMRASYMDFN
- the LOC114167446 gene encoding ELMO domain-containing protein A-like isoform X2; the encoded protein is MFAAILNCIAEVVAGSAAWLGRGLSCVCVQRRDSDASNSFDLTLAQEECLQRLQRRIDVPYDSSIIEHQDALRALWNAAFPEEELHGLISEQWKEMGWQGKDPSTDFRGGGFISLENFLYFARNFPKSFQDLLRKQEGDRSVWEYPFAVAGVNITYMLIQMLDLEAVKPRNLVGATFLKFLAENESAFDLLYCITFKLMDHQWLSMRASYMDFNAVMKATRRQLEKEILVEDITRLEDLPSYKLLSR
- the LOC114167446 gene encoding ELMO domain-containing protein A-like isoform X1, producing MEDRGSSFVAVRRIPQGETCHSNSAEVVAGSAAWLGRGLSCVCVQRRDSDASNSFDLTLAQEECLQRLQRRIDVPYDSSIIEHQDALRALWNAAFPEEELHGLISEQWKEMGWQGKDPSTDFRGGGFISLENFLYFARNFPKSFQDLLRKQEGDRSVWEYPFAVAGVNITYMLIQMLDLEAVKPRNLVGATFLKFLAENESAFDLLYCITFKLMDHQWLSMRASYMDFNAVMKATRRQLEKEILVEDITRLEDLPSYKLLSR
- the LOC114167446 gene encoding ELMO domain-containing protein A-like isoform X3, translating into MWHVGPHPAEVVAGSAAWLGRGLSCVCVQRRDSDASNSFDLTLAQEECLQRLQRRIDVPYDSSIIEHQDALRALWNAAFPEEELHGLISEQWKEMGWQGKDPSTDFRGGGFISLENFLYFARNFPKSFQDLLRKQEGDRSVWEYPFAVAGVNITYMLIQMLDLEAVKPRNLVGATFLKFLAENESAFDLLYCITFKLMDHQWLSMRASYMDFNAVMKATRRQLEKEILVEDITRLEDLPSYKLLSR